A stretch of Eubalaena glacialis isolate mEubGla1 chromosome 10, mEubGla1.1.hap2.+ XY, whole genome shotgun sequence DNA encodes these proteins:
- the ARCN1 gene encoding coatomer subunit delta, translating into MVLLAAAVCTKAGKAIVSRQFVEMTRTRIEGLLAAFPKLMNTGKQHTFVETESVRYVYQPMEKLYMVLITTKNSNILEDLETLRLFSRVIPEYCRALEENEISEHCFDLIFAFDEIVALGYRENVNLAQIRTFTEMDSHEEKVFRAVRETQEREAKAEMRRKAKELQQARRDAERQGKKAPGFGGFGSSTVSGGSTAAMITETIIETDKPKVAPAPARPSGPSKALKLGAKGKEVDNFVDKLKSEGETIMSSSMGKRTSEATKVHAPAINMESVHMKIEEKITLTCGRDGGLQNMELHGMIMLRISDDKFGRIRLHVENEDKKGVQLQTHPNVDKKLFTAESLIGLKNPEKSFPVSSDVGVLKWRLQTTEESFIPLTINCWPSESGNGCDVNIEYELQEDNLELNDVVITIPLPSGVGAPVIGEIDGEYRHDSRRNTLEWCLPVIDAKNKSGSLEFSIAGQPNDFFPVQVSFISKKNYCNIQVTKVTQVDGNSPVRFSTETTFLVDKYEIL; encoded by the exons GTGCTGTTGGCAGCAGCAGTCTGCACAAAAGCAGGAAAGGCTATTGTTTCTCGACAGTTTGTAGAGATGACCCGAACTCGGATTGAGGGCTTGTTAGCAGCTTTTCCAAAGCTCATGAACACTggaaaacaacacacatttgttGAAACAGAGAGTGTCAGATATGTTTACCAGCCTATGGAGAAACTGTACATGGTACTGATCACTACCAAAAACAGCAACATCTTAGAAGATCTGGAGACCCTAAGGCTCTTCTCAAGAGTG ATTCCTGAATATTGCCGAGCCTTAGAAGAGAATGAAATATCTGAGCactgttttgatttgatttttgcaTTTGATGAAATTGTTGCCCTGGGATACCGGGAGAATGTTAACCTGGCACAGATCAGAACCTTCACAGAAATGGATTCTCATGAGGAGAAGGTGTTCAGAGCAGTCAGAGAG ACTCAAGAACGTGAAGCCAAGGCTGAGATGCGGCGTAAAGCAAAAGAATTACAACAGGCCCGAAGAGATGCAGAGAGACAGGGCAAAAAAGCACCAGGATTTGGGGGATTTGGAAGCTCCACAGTGTCTGGAGGTAGCACAGCTGCTATGATCACAGAGACCATCATTGAAACTGATAAACCAAAAGTGGCACCTGCACCAGCCAG GCCTTCAGGCCCTAGCAAGGCTTTGAAACTGGGAGCCAAAGGAAAGGAAGTAGATAATTTTGTTGACAAATTGAAATCTGAAGGTGAAACTATCATGTCCTCCAGTATGGGCAAGCGTACCTCTGAAGCAACCAAAGTGCATGCTCCAGCCATTAATATGGAGAG TGTGCACATGAAGATTGAGGAAAAGATCACGCTAACCTGTGGACGAGATGGAGGATTACAGAATATGGAGTTGCATGGCATGATCATGCTTAGGATCTCAGATGATAAATTTGGCCGAATTCGTCTTCATGTGGAAAATGAAGACAAGAAAGGGGTGCAGCTACAG ACCCATCCAAATGTGGATAAAAAACTTTTCACTGCAGAATCTCTAATTGGCTTGAAGAATCCAGAGAAGTCATTTCCAGTCAGTAGTGACGTTGGGGTGCTAAAGTGGAGACTGCAAACCACAGAGGAGTCTTTTATTCCACTGACAA tTAATTGCTGGCCCTCAGAAAGTGGAAATGGTTGTGATGTCAACATAGAATATGAGCTACAAGAAGATAATTTAGAACTGAATGATGTGGTTATCACCATCCCACTCCC ATCTGGTGTCGGCGCACCGGTGATTGGTGAGATTGATGGCGAATATCGACATGACAGTCGACGAAATACCTTGGAGTGGTGCCTGCCAGTGATTGATGCCAAAAATAAGAGTGGCAGCCTTGAGTTCAGCATTGCTGGGCAGCCCAATGATTTCTTCCCTGTTCAAGTCTCCTTCATctccaaaaaaaattactgtaacATACAG